One Cucurbita pepo subsp. pepo cultivar mu-cu-16 chromosome LG11, ASM280686v2, whole genome shotgun sequence DNA window includes the following coding sequences:
- the LOC111804722 gene encoding glucose-6-phosphate 1-dehydrogenase 4, chloroplastic isoform X2, with amino-acid sequence MPFSISIFSAPPGAIPLCSNVRRIPHCSYHIAPNRLRSRRASNFCQIFHGLRLWISESLSLLQHNGKSGQTQKFKTIKNHKGDEFDKPFEETSSQAQLVPEEVLKSNLSSASENLQSDAPDSSASSGSLPQSLMSNRIVGDEEVPSLCIAVIGATGELATRKIFPALFALYYSGFLPENVGIFGYSRKNITDEELRSIISATLTCRIDHQQNCSDKMDAFLSRTFHVNGGYDNNKGMSKLNFLMEQIERYSEANRIFYLSVPQDALLDVALSLSSKAQTKKGWNRVIIEKPFGFDMKSSHFLTKSLLSQFEENQIYRIDHLLGKNLIENLTVLRFANLVFQPLWSRTFISSVQVILSEELGVQTKRFLDGGGIIGDIVHSHILQTIALLAMEPPISLDGEAIRNEKVKLLRSIRPLEPSDVVLGQYKSSAKDKVDLFLDNLTPTYFAGALYIDNARWDGVPFLIKSGLGLIKHCVEIRIQFRQVPGNIYREHIGYNSASTTNEIILRDVPEEAILVRVNNKVPGLGLRLDSPELNLLYKDKYNVDVPDSYEHLLLDVIDGDSHLFMRSDELAVAWNILTPILNEIKENNIKPELYEFGGRGPIGAYYLWAKHGVRWVEE; translated from the exons AtgccattttcaatttcaattttctcggCTCCTCCCGGTGCTATTCCCCTGTGCTCCAATGTCCGCAGAATCCCCCACTGCAGCTACCAT ATTGCGCCGAATAGATTACGATCGCGAAGAGCTTCCAATTTCTGCCAAATATTTCATGGCTTAAGGCTCTGGATAAGTGAGAGCCTAAGCCTTCTGCAACATAATGGGAAATCTGGACAAACACAGAAGTTTAAGActataaaaaatcataaaggAGATGAGTTTGATAAGCCTTTTGAGGAAACTTCGTCACAGGCTCAGCTAGTTCCTGAAGAAGTCTTGAAATCCAACCTTTCCAGTG CATCTGAGAATCTGCAATCTGATGCTCCAGATTCCTCTGCGTCTTCTGGATCCTTGCCACAGTCACTTATGTCAAACCGCATCGTCGGGGACGAAGAAGTACCATCCCTCTGTATTGCTGTCATTGGAGCTACTGGTGAGCTCGCAACAAGAAAGATTTTTCCAGCACTGTTTGCGCTGTATTATAGTGGCTTTCTCCCTGAG AATGTTGGCATTTTTGGTTATTCAAGAAAGAATATAACAGATGAAGAACTGCGGTCGATTATATCTGCTACTTTAACCTGCCGCATCGACCATCA ACAAAATTGCAGTGATAAAATGGATGCTTTTCTGAGTAGAACATTCCATGTAAATGGAGGTTATGACAACAATAAGGGCATGTCAAAGCTCAATTTCCTGATGGAACAGATTGAG AGGTATTCCGAAGCAAACAGGATATTTTACCTCTCCGTGCCACAAGACGCCCTTCTAGATGTTGCACTCTCTCTTTCCAGTAAAgctcaaacaaaaaaaggttGGAATCGTGTTATCATCGAGAAACCTTTTGGCTTTGACATGAAGTCTTCTCATTTTTTGACAAAATCTCTTCTTTCCCAATTTGAGGAAAACCAAATTTACAG GATCGATCATCTTCTTGGGAAGAACCTTATTGAAAACCTTACAGTTTTAAGGTTTGctaatttagtttttcagCCACTATGGAGTCGCACATTCATAAGCAGTGTACAG GTCATTTTATCGGAAGAACTTGGAGTTCAAACAAAAAG ATTTTTGGACGGTGGTGGAATCATTGGGGACATAGTGCACAGCCATATACTACAAACAATCGCATTACTTGCCATGGAACCACCCATTAGTCTTGATGGTGAAGCCATTCGAAATGAGAAG GTTAAGCTTCTGAGATCCATTCGCCCATTGgaacctagtgatgttgttcTCGGACAGTACAAATCTAGTGCCAAGGACAAAGTTGACCTTTTTCTCGACAATCTGACCCCGACATATTTTGCTGGTGCTTTGTACATTGACAATGCACGCTGGGACGGTGTTCCTTTCTTGATCAAATCAGGCTTGGGACTAATCAAACACTG TGTAGAGATCCGTATACAATTTCGCCAGGTTCCAGGGAACATATATCGCGAGCACATTGGGTATAACAGTGCATCCACAACTAACGAGATTATTTTGCGTGATGTACCTGAAGAGGCCATTCTTGTCAGAGTTAATAACAAGGTTCCTGGATTGGGATTGCGATTGGACTCTCCAGAGCTCAATCTTCTTTACAAAGACAA GTACAACGTGGACGTGCCCGATTCATACGAGCATCTTCTCCTTGATGTCATTGATGGGGATAGCCATCTGTTCATGAGGAGCGATGAACTCGCAGTTGCATGGAACATCCTAACTCCGATCCTAAATGAAATCAAGGAGAATAACATTAAGCCCGAACTTTACGAGTTCGGTGGCAGAGGTCCCATCGGAGCTTATTATCTGTGGGCCAAACACGGAGTTCGATGGGTCGAGGAGTAA
- the LOC111804735 gene encoding probable receptor-like protein kinase At2g42960, producing MYEMGNDLNQELSKKTSILGLKVWEVIGIGVGLFIISTLCILSFFLTSRNKNSRTSSSAANTNTNTNTLCPLTQIPSHSKDIKAVHITTYSTESGSSFHPLSYGYGSQSGDEGSSGTVTTTTMNRRSTSPLSGLLEMSRLGWGYWFTLRELDLATNLFSEENLIGEGGYGVVYKGRLLNGISVAVKKIFNGQGQAEMEFRVEVEAIGHVRHKNLVRLLGYCVEGTHRMLVYEYINNGSLELWLHEGMGENRYLTWEARMKIMLGTAKGIAYLHEAIEPKVVHRDIKASNILIDENFNAKVSDFGLAKLMEVGKTHVTTRVMGTFGYVAPEYANTGLLNEKSDVYSFGVVLVETITGRNPVDYGRPPKQVNVVDWLKMMIGSRRCEEVVDPKIGIGGRPSTRGLKRVLLVALRCVDPDYEKRPKMSQVVRMLESQDSSSHTRSKQ from the exons ATGTACGAGATGGGGAATGATCTAAACCAAGAGCTATCAAAGAAAACAAGCATACTTGGTCTTAAGGTATGGGAAGTCATTGGAATTGGAGTAGGCCTATTCATAATCTCAACCCTTTGCATACTCTCATTCTTTTTAACCTCACGCAACAAGAACTCAAGAACATCATCATCAGCAGCCAACACCAACACCAACACCAACACCTTATGTCCTCTAACACAAATCCCATCACATTCAAAGGACATAAAGGCAGTTCATATCACCACTTACAGCACTGAATCAGGATCATCATTTCATCCATTGAGCTATGGCTATGGATCACAATCAGGGGATGAAGGCAGCTCTGGCACCGTCACGACGACAACAATGAACCGACGTTCGACGTCGCCACTGTCGGGTCTGCTAGAGATGTCGCGATTGGGATGGGGGTATTGGTTTACATTGAGGGAGCTGGATTTGGCTACTAATTTGTTCTCAGAAGAGaatttgattggagaaggaggGTATGGAGTTGTGTATAAAGGGAGGTTGTTGAATGGGATATCAGTGGCTGTTAAGAAGATTTTTAATGGACA AGGCCAAGCTGAGATGGAATTTAGAGTGGAAGTTGAGGCAATTGGGCATGTTAGGCATAAGAATCTTGTTCGTCTTTTGGGGTACTGCGTCGAAGGGACTCATAG GATGCTGGTGTATGAGTACATAAACAATGGAAGCTTAGAGCTATGGCTTCATGAAGGAATGGGAGAGAATAGATACCTTACATGGGAGGCTCGAATGAAGATCATGTTGGGGACAGCCAAAGG GATTGCATACTTACACGAAGCCATTGAGCCAAAGGTGGTGCATCGAGACATCAAGGCCAGCAACATACTTATAGATGAAAATTTCAATGCCAAAGTATCCGACTTCGGGTTGGCAAAGTTGATGGAGGTCGGAAAGACTCATGTTACGACTCGAGTTATGGGGACATTTGG gtaTGTGGCTCCCGAGTACGCGAATACTGGACTTTTGAATGAGAAGAGCGATGTGTATAGCTTTGGAGTTGTATTGGTGGAAACAATCACGGGAAGAAATCCTGTTGACTATGGACGTCCACCCAAACAg GTAAACGTGGTGGATTGGCTGAAAATGATGATCGGAAGTAGACGATGCGAAGAAGTGGTAGATCCAAAAATAGGGATCGGAGGAAGGCCATCCACAAGAGGGTTGAAAAGAGTTCTGTTAGTTGCTTTGAGGTGTGTGGATCCAGATTACGAGAAGAGACCAAAGATGAGCCAAGTTGTTCGGATGCTCGAATCTCAAGATAGTTCTTCTCATACACGTTCAAAACAGTAG
- the LOC111804722 gene encoding glucose-6-phosphate 1-dehydrogenase 4, chloroplastic isoform X1, giving the protein MPFSISIFSAPPGAIPLCSNVRRIPHCSYHIAPNRLRSRRASNFCQIFHGLRLWISESLSLLQHNGKSGQTQKFKTIKNHKGDEFDKPFEETSSQAQLVPEEVLKSNLSSDSNSETTKTSTHAAASENLQSDAPDSSASSGSLPQSLMSNRIVGDEEVPSLCIAVIGATGELATRKIFPALFALYYSGFLPENVGIFGYSRKNITDEELRSIISATLTCRIDHQQNCSDKMDAFLSRTFHVNGGYDNNKGMSKLNFLMEQIERYSEANRIFYLSVPQDALLDVALSLSSKAQTKKGWNRVIIEKPFGFDMKSSHFLTKSLLSQFEENQIYRIDHLLGKNLIENLTVLRFANLVFQPLWSRTFISSVQVILSEELGVQTKRFLDGGGIIGDIVHSHILQTIALLAMEPPISLDGEAIRNEKVKLLRSIRPLEPSDVVLGQYKSSAKDKVDLFLDNLTPTYFAGALYIDNARWDGVPFLIKSGLGLIKHCVEIRIQFRQVPGNIYREHIGYNSASTTNEIILRDVPEEAILVRVNNKVPGLGLRLDSPELNLLYKDKYNVDVPDSYEHLLLDVIDGDSHLFMRSDELAVAWNILTPILNEIKENNIKPELYEFGGRGPIGAYYLWAKHGVRWVEE; this is encoded by the exons AtgccattttcaatttcaattttctcggCTCCTCCCGGTGCTATTCCCCTGTGCTCCAATGTCCGCAGAATCCCCCACTGCAGCTACCAT ATTGCGCCGAATAGATTACGATCGCGAAGAGCTTCCAATTTCTGCCAAATATTTCATGGCTTAAGGCTCTGGATAAGTGAGAGCCTAAGCCTTCTGCAACATAATGGGAAATCTGGACAAACACAGAAGTTTAAGActataaaaaatcataaaggAGATGAGTTTGATAAGCCTTTTGAGGAAACTTCGTCACAGGCTCAGCTAGTTCCTGAAGAAGTCTTGAAATCCAACCTTTCCAGTG ATTCCAATTCTGAAACAACTAAAACAAGTACACATGCTGCAGCATCTGAGAATCTGCAATCTGATGCTCCAGATTCCTCTGCGTCTTCTGGATCCTTGCCACAGTCACTTATGTCAAACCGCATCGTCGGGGACGAAGAAGTACCATCCCTCTGTATTGCTGTCATTGGAGCTACTGGTGAGCTCGCAACAAGAAAGATTTTTCCAGCACTGTTTGCGCTGTATTATAGTGGCTTTCTCCCTGAG AATGTTGGCATTTTTGGTTATTCAAGAAAGAATATAACAGATGAAGAACTGCGGTCGATTATATCTGCTACTTTAACCTGCCGCATCGACCATCA ACAAAATTGCAGTGATAAAATGGATGCTTTTCTGAGTAGAACATTCCATGTAAATGGAGGTTATGACAACAATAAGGGCATGTCAAAGCTCAATTTCCTGATGGAACAGATTGAG AGGTATTCCGAAGCAAACAGGATATTTTACCTCTCCGTGCCACAAGACGCCCTTCTAGATGTTGCACTCTCTCTTTCCAGTAAAgctcaaacaaaaaaaggttGGAATCGTGTTATCATCGAGAAACCTTTTGGCTTTGACATGAAGTCTTCTCATTTTTTGACAAAATCTCTTCTTTCCCAATTTGAGGAAAACCAAATTTACAG GATCGATCATCTTCTTGGGAAGAACCTTATTGAAAACCTTACAGTTTTAAGGTTTGctaatttagtttttcagCCACTATGGAGTCGCACATTCATAAGCAGTGTACAG GTCATTTTATCGGAAGAACTTGGAGTTCAAACAAAAAG ATTTTTGGACGGTGGTGGAATCATTGGGGACATAGTGCACAGCCATATACTACAAACAATCGCATTACTTGCCATGGAACCACCCATTAGTCTTGATGGTGAAGCCATTCGAAATGAGAAG GTTAAGCTTCTGAGATCCATTCGCCCATTGgaacctagtgatgttgttcTCGGACAGTACAAATCTAGTGCCAAGGACAAAGTTGACCTTTTTCTCGACAATCTGACCCCGACATATTTTGCTGGTGCTTTGTACATTGACAATGCACGCTGGGACGGTGTTCCTTTCTTGATCAAATCAGGCTTGGGACTAATCAAACACTG TGTAGAGATCCGTATACAATTTCGCCAGGTTCCAGGGAACATATATCGCGAGCACATTGGGTATAACAGTGCATCCACAACTAACGAGATTATTTTGCGTGATGTACCTGAAGAGGCCATTCTTGTCAGAGTTAATAACAAGGTTCCTGGATTGGGATTGCGATTGGACTCTCCAGAGCTCAATCTTCTTTACAAAGACAA GTACAACGTGGACGTGCCCGATTCATACGAGCATCTTCTCCTTGATGTCATTGATGGGGATAGCCATCTGTTCATGAGGAGCGATGAACTCGCAGTTGCATGGAACATCCTAACTCCGATCCTAAATGAAATCAAGGAGAATAACATTAAGCCCGAACTTTACGAGTTCGGTGGCAGAGGTCCCATCGGAGCTTATTATCTGTGGGCCAAACACGGAGTTCGATGGGTCGAGGAGTAA